In the Telopea speciosissima isolate NSW1024214 ecotype Mountain lineage chromosome 2, Tspe_v1, whole genome shotgun sequence genome, one interval contains:
- the LOC122650342 gene encoding ubiquinone biosynthesis O-methyltransferase, mitochondrial-like isoform X2 produces the protein MAPKSLKLCRALCCNFPLSRFSISKSSHILQLRSYADVPQSASVEPFPVPAPEISPAKINDRNDGNTGRTSVSSSLNEVELAKFSAIAETWWDSEGPFKPLHALNPTRLSFIRSTLCRHFRKDPYCARPFEGLKIVDVGCGASGPNGSFCNRNRCGGEKYQNCTASRQKLVEEQRKFDAVIALEVIEHVADPAEFCKSLAALTVTDGATVISTVNRSMRSYATAIIAAEYLLHWLPKGTHQWSSFLAPEELVLILERASISVQEIAGFVYNPLTGKWALSDDISVNFIAFGSKNGQ, from the exons ATGGCCCCGAAGTCGTTGAAGCTATGTCGAGCTCTCTGCTGCAATTTTCCTCTTTCACGGTTCTCGATTTCGAAATCTTCTCATATCCTCCAATTAAGGTCTTATGCAGATGTTCCTCAATCCGCTTCGGTTGAGCCCTTTCCTGTTCCAGCACCCGAAATTTCTCCGGCAAAGATTAATGACAGGAATGATGGTAATACCGGGAGAACTTCTGTTTCTTCGTCTTTGAATGAGGTGGAACTAGCCAAGTTCTCCGCCATTGCCGAAACCTG GTGGGACTCTGAAGGGCCATTTAAACCATTACATGCTTTGAATCCAACAAGACTTTCTTTCATTCGGTCCACTCTTTGCCGACATTTCAG AAAGGATCCTTATTGTGCCAGACCTTTTGAAGGACTGAAAATTGTGGATGTTGGTTGTGGAG CCTCTGGCCCGAATGGGAGCTTCTGTAACAGGAATAGATGCGGTGgagaaaaatatcaaaattgcACAGCTTCACGCC AAAAGTTGGTTGAGGAACAGAGGAAGTTTGATGCTGTCATTGCTCTAGAG GTGATTGAGCATGTAGCAGATCCTGCTGAATTTTGCAAATCCTTGGCAGCATTAACTGTTACTGATGGAGCTACTGTAATCTCTACAGTAAATCGCTCTATGAGATCATATGCTACAGCCATAATTGCTGCGGAATATCTTCTCCATTGG CTCCCTAAAGGCACACATCAGTGGTCGAGTTTCCTTGCTCCTGAAGAACTAGTGCTGATCCTAGAACGTGCTTCTATCTCT GTTCAGGAGATTGCAGGTTTTGTTTACAATCCATTGACAGGAAAGTGGGCGTTGTCTGATGATATAAGTGTAAATTTCATCGCATTTGGTAGCAAAAATGGCCAATAA
- the LOC122650342 gene encoding ubiquinone biosynthesis O-methyltransferase, mitochondrial-like isoform X1 has translation MAPKSLKLCRALCCNFPLSRFSISKSSHILQLRSYADVPQSASVEPFPVPAPEISPAKINDRNDGNTGRTSVSSSLNEVELAKFSAIAETWWDSEGPFKPLHALNPTRLSFIRSTLCRHFRKDPYCARPFEGLKIVDVGCGGGILSEPLARMGASVTGIDAVEKNIKIAQLHAELDSVTSSINYCCTTAEKLVEEQRKFDAVIALEVIEHVADPAEFCKSLAALTVTDGATVISTVNRSMRSYATAIIAAEYLLHWLPKGTHQWSSFLAPEELVLILERASISVQEIAGFVYNPLTGKWALSDDISVNFIAFGSKNGQ, from the exons ATGGCCCCGAAGTCGTTGAAGCTATGTCGAGCTCTCTGCTGCAATTTTCCTCTTTCACGGTTCTCGATTTCGAAATCTTCTCATATCCTCCAATTAAGGTCTTATGCAGATGTTCCTCAATCCGCTTCGGTTGAGCCCTTTCCTGTTCCAGCACCCGAAATTTCTCCGGCAAAGATTAATGACAGGAATGATGGTAATACCGGGAGAACTTCTGTTTCTTCGTCTTTGAATGAGGTGGAACTAGCCAAGTTCTCCGCCATTGCCGAAACCTG GTGGGACTCTGAAGGGCCATTTAAACCATTACATGCTTTGAATCCAACAAGACTTTCTTTCATTCGGTCCACTCTTTGCCGACATTTCAG AAAGGATCCTTATTGTGCCAGACCTTTTGAAGGACTGAAAATTGTGGATGTTGGTTGTGGAGGTGGGATTCTTTCAGAG CCTCTGGCCCGAATGGGAGCTTCTGTAACAGGAATAGATGCGGTGgagaaaaatatcaaaattgcACAGCTTCACGCC GAATTGGATTCAGTGACATCATCAATAAATTATTGTTGCACGACCGCTG AAAAGTTGGTTGAGGAACAGAGGAAGTTTGATGCTGTCATTGCTCTAGAG GTGATTGAGCATGTAGCAGATCCTGCTGAATTTTGCAAATCCTTGGCAGCATTAACTGTTACTGATGGAGCTACTGTAATCTCTACAGTAAATCGCTCTATGAGATCATATGCTACAGCCATAATTGCTGCGGAATATCTTCTCCATTGG CTCCCTAAAGGCACACATCAGTGGTCGAGTTTCCTTGCTCCTGAAGAACTAGTGCTGATCCTAGAACGTGCTTCTATCTCT GTTCAGGAGATTGCAGGTTTTGTTTACAATCCATTGACAGGAAAGTGGGCGTTGTCTGATGATATAAGTGTAAATTTCATCGCATTTGGTAGCAAAAATGGCCAATAA